From the genome of Blautia hydrogenotrophica DSM 10507:
TCTGAACTGTAATTTGCTGCATGCTTTTTCCTTTAAAACATGGGCATTCGGTTGACTTTTCAGAGGGAAATCTATATAATAGGCAATGGATTCAGTAAGAATATCTGAGCAGAATTTCTGCGGCTGTGAGTGCGGATGCCGCAGTGATTTTGAGAGTAAGGGCTATGTAAAACAAAGCGGAGGAGACAGGAGCTCTGTTTTGCATTGCCCTTTTTCTATGTATAGGAAAAAATTTTCCTATACATAGAAACGCTCCGCGAAGGATGCACACGCCGCAATGAGGAATATCACCGCAAGGCGGTCTGCGGCGGAGCGCAAAGCGAGCAGCTTCCTTTAAGACTGAGGGAAGAAGGAAACGGAATCAGGCTTGCTCACTTTGCATTGTCACTGGAAAAAATTTTCCTATACATAGAAACGCTCCGCGAAGGATGCACACGCCGCAATGAGGAATATCACCGCAAGGCGGTCTGCGGCGGAGCGCAAAGCGAGCAGCTTCCTTTAAGACTGAGGGAAGAAGGAAACGGAAATAGGCTTGCTCACTTTGCATTGTCACTGGAAAGAATTTTCCTATAACAGAAACGCTCCGGGAAGGATGCATGAAAATTTTTATATTACAATCTGGACGGGAAGGAGCGATGGTCTATGGACGAGGAAAAGACCTGGAAGACAGGGCTGGAAGATTACTATGTAATGAAAAACAATAAGAAGATGAAATATGGCTATACGACGGGCTCCTGCGCTGCCGCCGCCGCTAAAGGAGCGGCTTCTATGCTGCTGGGGCAGAGAAAGCTTTCCCAGGTGGATTTGATGACGCCAAAGGGAATCCTGCTGCATCTGAAGCTGGAAGAGGTTCAGCTAGAAGAAGGCTGCGCTCAGTGCGCCGTCAGAAAAGACGGCGGAGACGACCCGGACACCACCAATGGAATTTTAGTGTACGCAAAGGTCCAAAAAAATTTAGAGGGCAGATTCTTGCTGGAAGGAGGAGCTGGCGTGGGCAGGGTCACAAAGCCTGGCCTGGAACAGCCGGTGGGAAGCCCAGCGATCAATAAGGTTCCCCGGGCGATGATACAAAGGGAAACGGAAGCAGTCTGCAGTGAATGGGATTATGAGGGGGGACTGACGGTGACCATTTCCGTACCCCAGGGAAAGGAGATCGCTAAGAAAACCTTTAACCCCAGGCTTGGAATCGAAGGTGGAATCTCCATTCTTGGAACCAGCGGCATTGTAGAACCCATGAGTGAGGCGGCGCTGATTTCCAGTATTCAGGTGGAGATGAAGATGAAGCATCAGTCCGGGGAGGAATACCTGCTGGTGACGCCGGGCAACTATGGAGCTGATTATCTGCGGGGCCACATGGATTTGCCTTTTGAGAGAAATATGAAGTGCAGCAATTATGTGGGAGAGACCATTGACATGGCAGTTTCTTTGGGGGTAAAGGGAATTCTCTTTGTGGCCCATATTGGAAAATTTATCAAGGTGGCGGCAGGGATTATGAATACGCATTCTCACAGTGCAGATGGCAGGATGGAGGTTCTGGCCGCCAGCGCAGTGCGTGCGGGAGCCGGTCTGGAACTAGTGAGAGAAATTTTGGAGTGTGGTACCACCGACGAAGCGCTTGCGCTGTTGGAACAAGGAGGATACTTGCATCGGACCATGGCTGTGGTGCTAGAGAAAATTCAGTTTTATCTGGACCATCGTTCTTACGAGCAGATTACCCTGGGAGCGGTGATTTTTTCCAATGTCCATGGGTATCTGGGACAGACGAGAGATGCCGGATATCTGATAGAAAAGATAAGAGGTACTAAGGGAGAATGTTGTTCTCAACATCAATAAAAGAACAAGGAGAATCACTATGGTAGGAAAATTGTACGGTTTAGGAGTGGGACCGGGAGACCCGGAGCTTTTGACCTTGAAGGCGCTGCGTCGCATCAAGGAAAGTGAGATTATTGCGGTGCCGGGAAAGAAAAAAGAAGAGAGTGTGGCCTATAAAATCGCCAGACAGGCTTATCCACAGATCGAAAACAAGGAGGTTTTGCCGATTGACTTTCCCATGACGAAAGACAGTGAGAGATTGGAGGAGAGCCATCGACTGGGGGCTTCCCAGATCGCGGAGAAATTAAGAGAAGGCAAATCCGTGGCATTTTTGACTCTGGGTGACCCTACCGTCTACGCGACTTATCTCTATGTACATAAAAGGATTTTGGCCATGGGCTTTGAGGCAGAGATTGTCAGCGGCATTACGTCGTTTTGCGCGGTGGCGGCGAGATTGAACATAGGATTAGTGGAGAAGGCAGAGCCGCTCCATGTAATTCCAGCCTCCTATCAGATCGAGGAAGCGCTGAAGCTGCCGGGAACCAAGGTGTTGATGAAAGCCGGCAAGAAGATCGGACAGGTAAGAGAAGAGCTTTTAAGGCGAGGAGAGACCGTTGTGATGATTGAAAACTGCGGAATGGAAGGGGAACAGATTTACCGGAGCGCTCAGGAGATTCCTGATGACGCAGGCTATTATTCCCTGATTATTGCCAAAGAGAAAGGAGAGTAAAGAATGGTACATTTTGTGGGAGCGGGTCCTGGGGCGCCGGATTTAATCACGCTGCGGGGAAAAACCTATTTGGAACAGGCAGATGTGATTATCTACGCAGGTTCTCTGGTGAATCCACAGCTTTTGGACTACGCGAAAGAGGGATGTCAGGTATATAACAGTGCGAAGATGACTCTAGAGGAGGTTCTAGAGGTGATGGAACAGGCAGAACAAGCGGGAAAGGTGACGGTCCGTCTTCACACAGGAGACCCCTGTATCTACGGGGCAATTCGAGAGCAGATGGACGAACTGGACCGAATGGGAATTTCCTATGATTCCTGTCCCGGTGTCAGCTCTTTTTGTGGAGCTGCTGCTGCGCTGAATCTGGAATATACACTTCCGGATATTTCTCAGAGCGTGATTATCACC
Proteins encoded in this window:
- the cbiD gene encoding cobalt-precorrin-5B (C(1))-methyltransferase CbiD codes for the protein MDEEKTWKTGLEDYYVMKNNKKMKYGYTTGSCAAAAAKGAASMLLGQRKLSQVDLMTPKGILLHLKLEEVQLEEGCAQCAVRKDGGDDPDTTNGILVYAKVQKNLEGRFLLEGGAGVGRVTKPGLEQPVGSPAINKVPRAMIQRETEAVCSEWDYEGGLTVTISVPQGKEIAKKTFNPRLGIEGGISILGTSGIVEPMSEAALISSIQVEMKMKHQSGEEYLLVTPGNYGADYLRGHMDLPFERNMKCSNYVGETIDMAVSLGVKGILFVAHIGKFIKVAAGIMNTHSHSADGRMEVLAASAVRAGAGLELVREILECGTTDEALALLEQGGYLHRTMAVVLEKIQFYLDHRSYEQITLGAVIFSNVHGYLGQTRDAGYLIEKIRGTKGECCSQHQ
- the cobI gene encoding precorrin-2 C(20)-methyltransferase — its product is MVGKLYGLGVGPGDPELLTLKALRRIKESEIIAVPGKKKEESVAYKIARQAYPQIENKEVLPIDFPMTKDSERLEESHRLGASQIAEKLREGKSVAFLTLGDPTVYATYLYVHKRILAMGFEAEIVSGITSFCAVAARLNIGLVEKAEPLHVIPASYQIEEALKLPGTKVLMKAGKKIGQVREELLRRGETVVMIENCGMEGEQIYRSAQEIPDDAGYYSLIIAKEKGE
- the cobM gene encoding precorrin-4 C(11)-methyltransferase → MVHFVGAGPGAPDLITLRGKTYLEQADVIIYAGSLVNPQLLDYAKEGCQVYNSAKMTLEEVLEVMEQAEQAGKVTVRLHTGDPCIYGAIREQMDELDRMGISYDSCPGVSSFCGAAAALNLEYTLPDISQSVIITRMAGRTPVPEKESIESFAAHQATMVIFLSTGMLEELSRRLIEGGYTADTPAAIVYKATWEDEKKFVCTVGTLAQTAKENQITKTALMIIGEAANASHYDRSLLYHPEFTTEFREGKKQKEQ